The Solanum pennellii chromosome 7, SPENNV200 DNA segment TGTTGTCTGAGTTGCGAAGACTTGAAGTTGATGTGACTTAACAAAACCTTTTTCTATTACTAAGACGATAAGTAGTTCAAGGGACTTTTCATAAGTAAATTCAGGCAAATAAAACTCCCAATAAGGGACTTAGCTTGAAAGGGTTGGTTTGGAACATAAAGGTTTAAAGGTGTGTtgagaaataatctaatttTGAAGGAGTTTTGAGCCTATGTCGCTATAAGGTGAATTTAACTCCTTTTATAGTGGATTAGGCCTCTATAGTGAGGTTAAGTCGcaataaatgcagaaaatttcTAAAACAACTCAATATTTTGCAACCTTGTGTTAAGGAAGAGCGGGGGAAACCGAGGGTGAATTTCATCTATTTCCATCATTATCATAAGTAAAGGTAAAATGATTGCCCTAGGTTAATTATTCTATTTATAGGCGTTAAAATAAATGGTGATTACATTAGGGGAGAGTTTAGGTTGGTAAAATGGTGGAAAACCTGGGGTGTGGGATTAGGATATAATACATGTGTATTTAGGTCAATTGGGTATGATGATGCGTTATATTGATATTTCCTAAGCCTAGGATAAGCTAGGTATCATAACAAGGGAAAATCTCAAGTTCTTTAGAGCATTTTGCGGTTtatttgaggtaggtgatgacTGTTTGTTTCCTATTTATGATCTGCCCAGGTACAACACCTAGTACATGTGATTATTTGTGTGTGGGTTCCGTGAGTGAACTAGGTTGTCTATGTTGTAATGATGTTGATCATGTTTATTgcctatgttatttatttttgtatgttatggtcatccattcatattttatatcaCTGGAGTTTGCCGATGATCTATTAGTAcacttttgaattttgtgtatTGATAGTTcatttgttctttctctttttgagTATATGACAAATTTTGGCGGCTTCTTCGCAACCTCAATTGTGATTCTAACACTTGTTAAAACCAAGTGTGAGCAACTTCATCTGAGCTACTATAGATTCCTCTATTCCTCTAGTTCATTTTCCAAACTTAAACTCTTATTGTTTTGGGCTTGCATCTCCACATCCTAGACAATGTAGATGTTTGGTACATGAGTTTTAGTATCTAGGGTGTTACTTCCCCAAGGTTTGGGGATAATggtttttatttatgatattattgaaaATTACTCCCTTTTTGTTGTTTAGTTGATGTCATGTTAGTAGATAGTTAGTTCTATCATTCCAGGCTAGTGTTGGTGCCTCTCGTGAAGGTTTAGGTCAcaattttgttgtttcattcTACGACTCCATTTTGAGAGGAGATCTTGGAAATGATAAAATTGTGAGAGTAGCCTTGCTCTTTACAGAACTTTTCAAATGCCTTATTTTCAAATTCTCCTACATAATCACTTCATATAGAAGTAATGTAGTATCCAAGTCTTTCTGTACTTTATCACAGAAGAACTCTAATTTTTTCAAAGTATCGTCTTTATGATCAACAAATATAACCCAAATAAATCAACAATGATAAATGCGCATATTTTTTCATCGATGCTCGTAGTACAGACAatatcttttgaaataaaagaatttcTAGTTTTCTTACCCTTTGGACATGCATGGCAGATATGGTATTTGGTATGATATTGCTTGGGCAGTCCAAATATGTGTAGCTTGTTTTTCAATAAGACACATGCATGAATGACCAAATTCCTTATGCTAAAATCCAAGGATTTCCTAATAATTAGGCTAGAAAAATGTGTTCACTTATGCTTTTGATGGAGTCTAGGACAGATACATTTTTGTCTCTAATTCCAGCCAGTATAGTTTTTTGGGTGTTGCCTTCAATAACACatcatgatttttaaattttactttaagcTTCGCGTCACATAGTTGTTTTGTTCAGAAGATTGTATTTTGATCTATTCACAAGAACAAGATAAACATAAGTAATATTGCAATTCTCATTGAAAGTAAAATTACCTTATACCAATTACAATTCCTTTAGAGTTATTTCCTCCTTTAAAATcttcaataaatttaaatagttttttttgttgCCTGTCACATGATTCGAACATGCACtaagaaaatatcattttctttttgactTGTTGCGGTGGTCCTATAATTACTTTTTTGTTAGGTACCCATGTTGACTTGATGAGTTCTTTGGAGTTAGATTTGAAACTAGTAGAAATAGGCTTGAGTCTCCAAACCCATCTcgatatataagaaaaatgaaatttgaatgcGTAATAGCAAGACTGAGAAAAGGGCTATTCAGGGGAAGATTTGTCGATAAATATTTCTTACTAGTTAACTTATTGGTAAGAGGAATAGGGTTGTAATAACTCCCCACACTCTTACATCATAAGATTTTGTGGATGTTTCCATTTTTACTTCCCAACGAGAGAAATGTTTCTCATTGAAACAACGACATGTTAATTGTCaagttcctttttgaaataatgCTTCAATATTAACTTAGTTTTACATGATCTTTTCTCACTTCATGTTAGGAAATAAGTTACGGATCTTGCTCTGATTACTATTAAAAATGCAAGAGGGCGTGGGGGTGAATTGTCcttattcttcctttttatgtCGACTGAGTGTTTTTCGTAGTTTACTTATGATATACGCAAAGCATCTCAACACACATGCAAGAATAAAAATGCGAAATGTAAATTTgacaccaaatatttttttactggTTGGgatcaaatattttcttcttatttgaaATGTTTAAGATGGATACTTGGATTTTGTGGCTATCATGTTTTTTACAATGCTTCTCATTTCCTCTTTTCCTTGGCTTACTAATAGGATTCTTGCAAaattttaagtgaaaatgataTGCTTCATTTCTCTATTCATgatgaaatatatagcttcacTTTTTCTATTTTGCAGCacttaagaatatcaagaatCATCTCAAGTTCTCATGGAATATCTTTTGGGATAGATTCAAATTTGGCACCACTGAGTTCTACTCTTGGATCTCTACTAGATTCCTCAAATGATTGCTTGTTGAGCCAAATTATATGTGGATCTCCCATTCCTTTTgatcaagaaaataatcataatgaAGACAATAATGTTCAAGCACaattaataaataacaataacatcCCAATTATGTCCTCATTACCACAAGGAAATTATGGTATTCAACATGACAATAGGggaaaatcaatttttgatattgttgatgcTGGTATGAAAGAAATGCTTGTACTTTTGGATGTGAATGATCCTGTCTGGGTAAAATCATCAGGTGATGAAAGGTGTTTTATACATTGTGAGAGTTATGATAGAAAATTTCCAAATTCATATCGTCCTTATAAATCATCCACTACTCGAATTGAATCATCAAAGCATTTTGGAGTTGTGCCAATGACCGTAACTGAGTTGATCCCAATATTTCTTGACCCGGTAAGTTTTTTTAACGTTTTCATGCTATAACAATTTAGTTTACGAGTGATGTTGTATACTTTGGTCTTAGGCTCATACGAATTTAGGACATGTTAGTAATAGGGTCTTAGGTTTGTTTAGTTATACATAGCAGAGTAAAAATTGTGTGTGCTAGCCACTTTTTGGACTATTGttgaaaacttcaaatttttttaacgacttcaaatttataattattttttcaataggccatttaagtttttaattttctcccATACAATATTGATTTTGATAAGTTTAAATGGAGCCACCAACATGAGCGAAGAGTATTTAAATAactactctcattacttgaaaTTATTTTGAGGTGAAAATGTTGTTgtttaatcattaattatatatttaaaataattgagtttgCATATGCAGATCAAATGGATGAACATGTTTTCAACTATAGTCAGAAAAGCTAGGAATATTGATGTTGTTAAACCTGCGAATATTGAAGGCTCTATACAattggtaaattattaattattttgaatttttccactaaattcaaataaatattaaaattgcttcttaaaataatatagttatATTTTGGTTCTTGAAAACAGATGTATGAACAATTGCATACTTTATCTCCTTTAGTGGAAGCTAGAGAATTTTTCATCATACGTTGTTGCAGAAAACTTGATAAAACAACATGGATAGTGTTGGATGTTTCATATGATTTATTCAAAGAGACCCAAACTAATGTACCTTCGTATGCTTGGAAATTTCCTTCTGGTTGTGCAATTCAAGATTTGGGCAATGGAGGAAGTATGGTAAGAATAATATCTCTCtttgcattttttatttaaagaggCAATTTAATGTATTGACCTCCTTCCATACCAGGGTCCAGCGAAAGGCCGGACCACAGGGAAACACAACTGCACCCTGCATTTTCACAAGAGGTTGTTTGCACAACTCAAACCATTGGAAGATTTATAACTATTTACATGTAGCTTATTTTCAAAAAAGCATGTTACATAAGTAAAAGTTACAATGTACCGATGCATATATTATGATGTCTATTTGTCTTCATATGATAGAATTATAATCATACCTATCTTAATTCTCgatttatcaaattttagatCCTTATGTTATGTTGTTCACGTTTCAATTATTTAACTTTTGGACGTGTGATAGGGACTTATTAAAGTGTCCTCATTATTGGAACAATAAATGATCTTTTTGTCTCATAAATAACATTGCACATTCCCCGCGAACACTCTTAGAAGTAGTATTTAATGCATTATATTCAATAACTATACTTTTTAACATGTGCTATGAGAGTCGACAAACCTATGAGTATTATTAAATTAACAATGTTGAATCCCGACCCATGTTATAATGTTCAAGTCCTAGATATTTAAATCTAAAGCAAAAGCAGATGAATAGTTTTCTCCTTTTACTATCTTAAACAATTTTCACCTTATAACATACACTATTATgttccaataaaaaaaaattccaacgTTCcatctaatttttaatttgctTTCGTGATTATTCTTTTCCTTATAGGTTACATGGATTGAACATATTCAAGTAGATGATAAAAATCAggtttatgatatttttaaagacTTGGTGTATGGTCATCAAACATATGGAGCTGAAAGATGGATTGTTACACTTCAAAGAATGTCAGAGAGATATAATTTTGCAATGGGTGCAATATTTCCTACTGAACATGATCTCAAAGGAGGTTCGATTTTATATCTCCTTCTTCATATATTtatgacttcaaattttattatataagaaataataagCATCTATGTAAAAGAAATTGTCACCTTAGAGCGGCTTGAATTAAAAAGACAATCTTGGTGGAGCTTAAATCCATCCccttttctttgttcatttgaaATATAGCCTTCTTTTTAAAAGTGTGTTTGGTGTGGatgataactttttttaaaagaaaaatgttatttttctatgtttgaCTAGAGAAAATGTTTCCAGCTAAAgggttttgaaaatttaatacctcttttatttttgggtaattatctcaacttttaacttcaaatagtcatttctaaagaaaatatttttctacctAAGAAATGGGAAAATGATCTCTTTTCACATTTTCTTGAGAAGCCTTTTTCTAttcataattaatcaaatttttaacaTTATATCAACACTTTAACAATACTAGCAATTATTGTCATCTTCTTACACTCAAATATCATCAAAACACTATCTGGTTTGCTAATATTATTATCAATGATCAATTTCCATTAAATGTTATACAATACTTTTTTTTGCAAAACAAATTATTATCTAAAAATTGATTTCTGTCACACTATGCACACCctaattgatattaattttccttttttttttataaatattttcagtGGTCTATGATATTCCAAAAGGAGTGaataatttgatgaatatatctcAAAGGATGgtgaagaatttttttgaaatcctAAGCATGAAAGATGGATTAGAATTTTCAACTTCATCACAATTGAATTGTGGAGAGAGGGTTTCTGtaagaaaaaatttagaaattaccCAACAACAAGGCTTCATTGCCACTGCTGCTACTTCTCTATGGCTTCCTCTTTCATTtgaaactatttttaatttccTCAAAGATGACAACACAAGATGTCAGGTATGTATCAAACCTTCTTTATAATAGGGTGGtttgtttcaaatattttatttagttgataaatacaaattttattatagaGAACATgttaatataacataatattaatataagtttcaaataaaattagatGTTATAGtgaaatgttgatgttggccATAGATCTGTCAGTATGCATATTTGCACtgtatattcaattttagtGCGATAAACCACAtcctatataaaatatttttttaatattgaactATTTATAGCTTATTTAATTTCTAACCAAATGACTCCTAAAAGTACCCTTATCGATTAACTTCTTCAATCCATGTgttgattttaatgtgaaacttgcaaaatttaaataaatatgagaacctgaactcataacattaaaattagaaTAAGTTCAATGTTAAGAATCTTTGAAACCATTAAGATTAAATCCTCAATTCTATTTGATATGTTAATATTGGACTCATTATCTACATGTTCAAGTGTTACCATTAATTGtgcatgatttattttattttattatatggttTACAATAATCATCTCATgaacatatttttcataatcAAACAATGAGTTTGTTTATCATCtgattttgattaatattttttattgctaGTGGGATGTTTTGTACGgtgaaaataatgtttttgaGAAAGATCGAGTAAAAACAGGAGCTTCtctagaaaataatataaaaatcattcaGGTATATctgtcaaatttatttatttatttatttatatacagttttcttctttaattatcAGGATATTCACTATATCtaagaataaataaatgtaCTTATGATTTGGATTCATCTTGTATTCACatgtaaaaatatcaaaatttctaACTGGTATGTACTCCCTCCCTCCCCCACATTTTTTAATATGtgattattaaattaaagatagTTTTACTACACTTTGAAAATCTTCTTCACATTATTATAACTTTGCCTATTATTGCAAGTCttcattttgacatattttctGGATTtataatgtcacgacccaaaaccgagccgcgactggcacccacacttaccctcctatgtgagcgaaccaaccaatctaaaccttaacattttaaccataatgaacaaaatacgatgcggaagacttaaactcattaataaaaagacaattcaataacttctaaaaattcaacatctattattccccaaaatctggaagtcatcaccacaagaacatctatgatcaaattactaaactaagagtattctaagaagctaaaataacaaaagctagtccatgccggaacttcaaggcatcaagacatgaggaagaagatccagtccaagctagaagcattagctcaccctgaaatccgNNNNNNNNNNNNNNNNNNNNNNNNNNNNNNNNNNNNNNNNNNNNNNNNNNNNNNNNNNNNNNNNNNNNNNNNNNNNNNNNNNNNNNNNNNNNNNNNNNNNNNNNNNNNNNNNNNNNNNNNNNNNNNNNNNNNNNNNNNNNNNNNNNNNNNNNNNNNNNNNNNNNNNNNNNNNNNNNNNNNNNNNNNNNNNNNNNNNNNNNNNNNNNNNNNNNNNNNNNNNNNNNNNNNNNNNNNNNNNNNNNNNNNNNNNNNNNNNNNNNNNNNNNNNNNNNNNNNNNNNNNNNNNNNNNNNNNNNNNNNNNNNNNNNNNNNNNNNNNNNNNNNNNNNNNNNNNNNNNNNNNNNNNNNNNNNNNNNNNNNNNNNNNNNNNNNNNNNNNNNNNNNNNNNNNNNNNNNNNNNNNNNNNNNNNNNNNNNNNNNNNNNNNNNNNNNNNNNNNNNNNNNNNNNNNNNNNNNNNNNNNNNNNNNNNNNNNNNNNNNNNNNNNNNNNNNNNNNNNNNNNNNNNNNNNNNNNNNNNNNNNNNNNNNNNNNNNNNNNNNNNNNNNNNNNNNNNNNNNNNNNNNNNNNNNNNNNNNNNNNNNNNNNNNNNNNNNNNNNNNNNNNNNNNNNNNNNNNNNNNNNNNNNNNNNNNNNNNNNNNNNNNNNNNNNNNNNNNNNNNNNNNNNNNNNNNNNNNNNNNNNNNNNNNNNNNNNNNNNNNNNNNNNNNNNNNNNNNNNNNNNNNNNNNNNNNNNNNNNNNNNNNNNNNNNNNNNNNNNNNNNNNNNNNNNNNNNNNNNNNNNNNNNNNNNNNNNNNNNNNNNNNNNNNNNNNNNNNNNNNNNNNNNNNNNNNNNNNNNNNNNNNNNNNNNNNNNNNNNNNNNNNNNNNNNNNNNNNNNNNNNNNNNNNNNNNNNNNNNNNNNNNNNNNNNNNNNNNNNNNNNNNNNNNNNNNNNNNNNNNNNNNNNNNNNNNNNNNNNNNNNNNNNNNNNNNNNNNNNNNNNNNNNNNNNNNNNNNNNNNNNNNNNNNNNNNNNNNNNNNNNNNNNNNNNNNNNNNNNNNNNNNNNNNNNNNNNNNNNNNNNNNNNNNNNNNNNNNNNNNNNNNNNNNNNNNNNNNNNNNNNNNNNNNNNNNNNNNNNNNNNNNNNNNNNNNNNNNNNNNNNNNNNNNNNNNNNNNNNNNNNNNNNNNNNNNNNNNNNNNNNNNNNNNNNNNNNNNNNNNNNNNNNNNNNNNNNNNNNNNNNNNNNNNNNNNNNNNNNNNNNNNNNNNNNNNNNNNNNNNNNNNNNNNNNNNNNNNNNNNNNNNNNNNNNNNNNNNNNNNNNNNNNNNNNNNNNNNNNNNNNNNNNNNNNNNNNNNNNNNNNNNNNNNNNNNNNNNNNNNNNNNNNNNNNNNNNNNNNNNNNNNNNNNNNNNNNNNNNNNNNNNNNNNNNNNNNNNNNNNNNNNNNNNNNNNNNNNNNNNNNNNNNNNNNNNNNNNNNNNNNNNNNNNNNNNNNNNNNNNNNNNNNNNNNNNNNNNNNNNNNNNNNNNNNNNNNNNNNNNNNNNNNNNNNNNNNNNNNNNNNNNNNNNNNNNNNNNNNNNNNNNNNNNNNNNNNNNNNNNNNNNNNNNNNNNNNNNNNNNNNNNNNNtatatatatatatataatgagaaTCATAGTGGAGGTGATGTGACACCTCTATGGCCTCCAttcctttttatcttttttttattaagtagtttgtttattaattaaaaaattcaagcatatttattattgtaatttaaaaaGAAGTGACGTGACACCTCTCAATGGCTTAggattctatttatctttttggtgtttttttttttgtttttttcattaatccatttattaaataattacaaaaattaatcatattcattacatataattatatcatatgaaagttaaaaaaaaaactcaacccATTTGTGTTCTCTAATTAAATAACATGTCTCCTCAACTTCCTTCTACTTAATTCGTATATGATTTAGACCATCTATAAATAATGTTCATCTATGTTGTTGTTGCATGTTCGTTTATGATAGATAGGCAAAAAACATATTTCTGGTTTTCTCCAACTTCATAttgatcatattattttttatttatttttcagctttatgaaaattatagatatattttataaaatttatttttgtattacaATAGCTAAACAAGAGTTTATCAATATGAATAAAGAAAgattatcaaaaattaatttgctACAAGtcatcaaaatgaagaaaaaagttaaATGGCGAGGGAAGATTCATCGAGAGTTTCTTagattataatttgaaaaaaatagaagtttCAATAATTTACAAATAATTAGATGCATCTATTGTTgattatataaattttcaattaataatttatcCATCAAGATATGTAATCTTCAAGAACAAGATTATATTATAAAGCACATTTTTGTATCAAGGCAATATGATATTCAACTAACTGTTTTGTtgcttaaatatattttttttgtgatattttcatCATACAtacaaacttttatcttttgaaGATATTTTCCATACTCCAtcgatatatattatgtatataacaTGTTGATATGACATAATTGCAAGATTTAATAATCATTTGTTAGTTTCATCCGCTACTTTTCATCCAAATTTAGATAACataacacattttttttcttttgtagaaTTTGAATTGACTAAAAAAGAGATGAAATCCTCTCcattaagtttttattttgtatttgttaGGACTTATGTAAAACTAGTCTATATATATGATTGTTGGATtcaattttcacaaaacatataattcttttaacttgatgaaatttttcCGAATGAATAAGTTTCTTCTGCCAGTATCCATTTGCAAACATATTTTCTTAAGTTAACAAAtcctaaaaatagaaatataattatacataaagaaaattgatatttgttaaattaaattgattatgaAACTGAAAAGATGATTTTAGTCTCTTCactaatttatttgtttgataattaaattttttataatatttattacatctcataaattacaaaaaaaaattcctctaTTCACATTTTCTACTTAAATGACATATCTCCTCAACTCCTTTCTATGATTCTCTTCATTATCTCTACATTTagttttctcaaaatataatgACTTTAAATTTTTGTCTATAATTTACACATCAGATATTCAAGGTTTACATGTAGAACATTTTCACGAATTGATATATTGTTTCTCTATTTGTGGTTGCAAGCttttgataataaaatatactttaattttaatttttaaaaaaataaatagggaaAAAGTACTGTGTTGcgttgttatttttattagttgGTTGGTCCATCTCATGACTTACAAAAATCATtatctatttgtttttttacaTCAGTAACATTATTTGTGTAATAATTCTTTGATAATAAATCAGAAAATTGTATCttataaattgaaacaattatgataaacattttaaagtttttaCCTAAGTATTAATCATATATCTTCTTTTTAGTATGTGCTactttataagaaaaaaatatcactaaaatAGTTGTTATGATTGCGCGAAGAGCGAACATGTTAACTAGTTAAtattaatgcaaaaagaaaataaattcaacagtaagaatgacaataatattgatatttatgtttttttggtTTTACATAAATTTAGACAATTAGaatacatgatctaattttactttcttttaatatttagtcatgtaactaatGATTTAtcactttaaattatgatcaatttcattatgacttattaatttgcaatatttttgTACGAGattttattgttaaatattTATTGGATATTTTTGTGGCATTAaccatatcatatattttgttatttttttcagaattaatttagatagttgcattttggtaggatggaaaaaatatttgaaatacaagtaaattatatatttgtatgaatactttatcaaaaaaaaacttgaaaattcaaaaaatccgAAAAACCcaacacccccccccccaaagaAATCCGAAGTTGAAAAATTCGATTTTTATTGGATTGATTTggtttaataattcaaaaatctgacacaaatggtttggtttgatatttgaaaaactcgAGCCAACCCGATCATGTATACCCCTAATGCTAGATATTATCAATGattgtattagttatacactctATTGTGTATGCATTAGCATTTTAAAGACACAATTACTCCTAAAAACCTCTTCTATATCTTTTTCACAATAATTGTGAGGGATATTTTggtacataaatatttttatacaatacatgttatttttaatgcatCTAACCTAACAATACATAAGAAATATTCTATGTATAGCTAATGCAAGCATAACCAATACAAATATTACTAATGCAAACATTGCTAATACAATCTATTtaacattattcttatacactACCAAATAACCCCTCAATGTGTAAAATTTATATAGGCCAAACTCATGCAtagaaaatatttgtaatttcAATCTccaattaacttattaaaagcACAATAAGATATACATGCAATCATATGCATACAATATGAAAAAATCCAAACAAAGCaatctattattattaataataagaataatcgataattaaaaattatataagaaatatcAGATGATGAAATACAAAAGTCTAATGGATTAACATGTTATGTCCAATTTATAAAGAAATTTGTGTACATCGAAATTTTTTTGAGTGAATATTAAagtaatagaaagaaaaaagataaatttatctGATTTATTAAATGAATATGATTGTCTTAACTATCATAATTAATGTCTATTTATGTGTGCCTAATTATGACATTCAGTTAGTTGGTTCAATTTTAAGTTAGTTAGTGATGTCAAAGTGTGTTAGTGAACTGATTAGttagatatttttttctctttcttcatgCCAGTTTTTAAATTCACATGTATATAAGTACTTCATTGATGATTAATGAAGGAGTGCGTTCTCATTCTACCAAATCACAAGTTTTTTAtgtaattgttttttttgtctGTCAGCTATGACTTTCATTGTTTCAACATGATTTAGTTCTCACCATTTGTGTAAATTTcgatatggtatcagagcaagatTAGTCGATCTGTTCTTAATCTTCTATTAGTTACATTGTTGCTTGAATCACCATTTTGACTGATACGAATTTTTGAACTTTCTATATTGAAGCTCAAGTTTCCTTTCCTATACTAGTCATCTCTAAATCTGAAATAGATCATAAactttttttgtcaaaaaattcACAATCAATTTTTTGAGTACGTCCATGGTTGTCGACAATAACACATCCACTTCTCAGGGAACCAACACCACTAGAAGCGATACTCAAAGTTCCATGTATGTGCATCCCTCAAATGTTCAATTTTATGGAGCATTATATTGATCCTTGATAGTAGGTTTGATGCAAATCTCTTCGGTGAAAAACAAATTGGTCTTCATCGATGGAAGTTTTGAGAAGCCAAATACAAATTTACCTCAACCGCGTCAATGACAGTGGTGTGATGACATtataaaatcttgaattttaaattcattgatTAGGGAGATCTCCACAGTGTAAAGTATgtgaataattttattcaacttTGGAAAGAATTAGAAGATAGATACATTGTGAATGATTTTGTTAAACTTTGGaaaaaattagaagataaaTACAATCAAACCAATGAGGAATAATTGTACAGATACAGAAGGAAATCAATGACCTCACACAAGGCCCGTTGGATGTCATTATCTACTATACAAGGATGAAAAAGTTGTGGGAGGAATCGAACACTTTGAGTACGAAAATTATGCAGTTTTGTGGGTGTGCTCCAAGGATGTTATGCATAAAATAGAACAAGATAGACGTTTGATTCAGTTCTTTATGGGACTAAATGAAGTATACACAATAGTGAGGGTAAACATTCTCATGATCATTCAACTCCCTTCCATAAGACAAGTTTTTGCCTTGTTGATTCAATAAGATAAAATGTAGAATTTAGATCGACTAGTCAAATGCCGATAGATTTAGTCTGTTCAAACGCAAACGTTATCaacaaaaaggttcatgtaGGAAGGTATGTCAGAATATACTATCATGGAAATAACTATAAAGGTGGCAAATAA contains these protein-coding regions:
- the LOC107025053 gene encoding homeobox-leucine zipper protein HDG11-like; the protein is MTDSGKKQVGESSTTPKRQRHCHKYDVEKTQQLEEFFEECQHPSEDQQNQLGRKVGLDSKQIMAWFQNKRSQTKAKGDKLHNYTLRQENEFFRCEIMAMKEKKKNNMCPQCDGPSIGEEERMRNLENLKTESQRMREEHLRISRIISSSHGISFGIDSNLAPLSSTLGSLLDSSNDCLLSQIICGSPIPFDQENNHNEDNNVQAQLINNNNIPIMSSLPQGNYGIQHDNRGKSIFDIVDAGMKEMLVLLDVNDPVWVKSSGDERCFIHCESYDRKFPNSYRPYKSSTTRIESSKHFGVVPMTVTELIPIFLDPIKWMNMFSTIVRKARNIDVVKPANIEGSIQLMYEQLHTLSPLVEAREFFIIRCCRKLDKTTWIVLDVSYDLFKETQTNVPSYAWKFPSGCAIQDLGNGGSMVTWIEHIQVDDKNQVYDIFKDLVYGHQTYGAERWIVTLQRMSERYNFAMGAIFPTEHDLKGGSILYLLLHIFMTSNFII